One Paraburkholderia aromaticivorans genomic region harbors:
- a CDS encoding YeaH/YhbH family protein, translating into MLHQIIDRRLAGKNKSIANRERFLRRVKNYIRRAVSEAVRDRSIKDIQNTQSITIPRKDIAEPSFRHGPGGKREMVHPGNSDYIRGDKIQRPQGGGGGGGGNQASNEGDGQDDFVFELSREEFMQYFFDDLELPRLVKTHLLAVPTWKSIRAGWAAEGTPNNIDVVRSLRSALGRRIALGAPLVNQLHEMERQLETMKADPDDRRDDIKLLEEEIHHLRGRIWRIPFIDPFDLRYVNRVKQPTPSSQAVMFCLMDVSGSMDEQRKDLAKRFFILLYLFLKRNYEKIEVVFIRHHTRAEEVDEDTFFHSTESGGTVVSSALELMQKVMDERYSPTEWNIYGAQASDGDNWTDDSPKCRKILSDDILEKVRYFAYIQVTPEEQNLWLEYAQLALSQPHMAMKKVETAADIYPVFRELFEKQAANS; encoded by the coding sequence GTGCTTCATCAAATCATCGACCGCAGGTTAGCAGGCAAGAACAAAAGCATTGCGAATCGCGAACGTTTTTTGCGTCGCGTTAAGAACTATATTCGTCGCGCCGTTTCGGAAGCCGTGCGCGACCGCAGCATCAAGGACATTCAGAACACCCAGAGCATCACCATCCCGCGCAAGGACATTGCGGAACCGTCGTTCCGGCATGGCCCCGGCGGCAAGCGGGAAATGGTGCATCCGGGCAATTCCGACTACATCCGCGGCGACAAGATCCAGCGCCCGCAAGGGGGCGGCGGCGGAGGCGGGGGCAACCAGGCCAGCAATGAAGGCGACGGTCAGGACGACTTCGTGTTCGAACTGAGCCGCGAAGAATTCATGCAGTATTTCTTCGACGATCTCGAACTGCCACGTCTCGTCAAAACCCATCTGCTTGCCGTCCCGACGTGGAAAAGCATCCGCGCGGGCTGGGCTGCCGAAGGCACGCCGAACAACATCGACGTGGTCCGTTCGCTGCGCAGCGCACTCGGCCGCCGCATCGCGCTCGGTGCGCCGCTCGTCAACCAGTTGCACGAGATGGAGCGGCAACTGGAGACGATGAAAGCCGATCCCGACGATCGTCGCGACGACATCAAACTGCTCGAAGAGGAGATTCACCATTTGCGCGGCCGCATCTGGCGGATTCCGTTCATCGATCCGTTTGATCTGCGCTATGTGAATCGCGTGAAGCAGCCCACGCCTTCCAGCCAGGCAGTCATGTTCTGTCTGATGGATGTGTCCGGTTCCATGGACGAGCAGCGCAAGGACCTCGCCAAGCGCTTCTTCATCCTGCTATATCTGTTCCTCAAGCGTAACTACGAGAAGATCGAAGTGGTGTTCATCCGCCACCACACGCGCGCCGAAGAGGTCGACGAAGACACGTTCTTCCATTCGACCGAGAGCGGCGGCACGGTGGTGTCGAGCGCGCTGGAGCTGATGCAGAAGGTGATGGACGAGCGCTATTCGCCGACTGAATGGAATATTTACGGCGCTCAGGCGTCAGACGGCGACAACTGGACCGACGACTCGCCGAAGTGCCGCAAGATACTCTCGGATGACATCCTGGAGAAGGTGCGCTATTTTGCGTATATTCAGGTGACGCCGGAAGAACAGAATCTGTGGCTGGAATATGCGCAGTTGGCCTTGAGCCAGCCGCACATGGCGATGAAGAAGGTCGAAACCGCGGCTGACATTTATCCGGTGTTTCGCGAGTTGTTCGAAAAGCAGGCGGCTAATTCATGA
- a CDS encoding PrkA family serine protein kinase — translation MDIYSSFATRFEKTREDELSLEEYLALCKDNPAAYATAGERMLTAIGEPEQIDTRNDPRMSRIFANKVIKVYPAFREFYGMEEVIEQVVAYFRHSAQGLEEKKQILYLLGPVGGGKSSIAERLKQLMERVPFYSIKGSPVNESPLGLFDYEEDGPILEEQYGIPRRYLKSILSPWAVKRLHEFNGDIRKFRVVRRYPSILRQIGIAKTEPGDENNQDISSLVGKVDIRKLEQYAQDDADAYSYSGGLCLANQGLLEFVEMFKAPIKVLHPLLTATQEGNFKGTEGFGAIPFDGVILAHSNESEWKAFRNNRNNEALLDRIFVVKVPYCLRYGEEVKIYEKLLRNSSLANAVCAPGTLKMMAQMSVLTRLQEPENSSLFSKMQVYDGENLKDTDPKAKSYQEYRDFAGVDEGMTGVSTRFAFKIMSRVFNFDSTEVAANPVHLMYVLEQQIEREQFPPETEQKYLSFIKDVLASRYAEFIGKEIQTAYLESYSEYGQNIFDRYVTYADFWIQDQEFRDHDTGESFDRAALNAELEKIEKPAGISNPKDFRNEIVNFVLRARAANGGKNPAWVSYEKLRVVIEKKMFSNTEELLPVISFNAKGSAEEQRKHEDFVNRMVTKGYTPKQVRLLCDWYLRVRKSS, via the coding sequence ATGGATATCTACAGCAGTTTCGCGACCCGCTTCGAGAAAACGCGAGAAGATGAGCTCTCGCTCGAGGAGTATCTCGCGCTCTGCAAAGACAATCCCGCCGCGTACGCCACGGCTGGCGAACGCATGTTGACGGCGATCGGGGAGCCGGAACAGATCGACACTCGTAACGATCCGCGCATGTCGCGCATCTTCGCGAACAAGGTCATCAAGGTATACCCCGCATTCCGTGAGTTCTACGGAATGGAAGAGGTGATCGAGCAGGTGGTCGCCTACTTCCGCCACTCGGCCCAGGGGCTCGAAGAAAAGAAGCAGATCCTGTATCTGTTGGGCCCGGTCGGCGGCGGTAAATCGTCGATTGCGGAACGTCTCAAGCAGCTCATGGAACGCGTGCCGTTCTACTCGATCAAGGGCTCGCCCGTCAACGAGTCGCCCCTCGGTCTGTTCGATTACGAGGAAGACGGCCCGATTCTCGAAGAACAATACGGTATTCCACGCCGCTACCTGAAAAGCATTCTTAGCCCGTGGGCGGTCAAGCGCCTGCACGAATTCAACGGCGACATCCGCAAATTTCGCGTGGTGCGCCGCTATCCGTCGATCCTTCGCCAGATCGGTATAGCCAAAACCGAGCCGGGTGACGAAAACAATCAGGACATTTCGTCGCTGGTCGGTAAGGTCGACATCCGCAAACTCGAACAGTACGCACAAGATGACGCGGACGCATACAGCTACTCCGGTGGCTTGTGTCTCGCCAACCAGGGGCTGCTCGAGTTCGTCGAAATGTTCAAGGCGCCGATCAAGGTGCTGCACCCGCTGCTTACCGCCACCCAGGAAGGCAACTTCAAGGGCACGGAAGGCTTCGGTGCGATCCCGTTCGACGGCGTGATTCTGGCTCACTCGAACGAGTCCGAATGGAAGGCGTTCCGCAACAACCGCAACAACGAAGCACTGCTCGACCGGATCTTCGTGGTGAAGGTGCCTTACTGCCTGCGCTACGGTGAAGAGGTTAAGATCTACGAAAAGCTGCTGCGTAATTCGTCGCTGGCGAATGCGGTGTGCGCGCCGGGCACGCTGAAGATGATGGCGCAGATGTCGGTGCTCACGCGTCTGCAGGAGCCGGAGAATTCGAGCCTGTTCTCGAAGATGCAGGTGTACGACGGCGAGAATCTCAAGGACACCGATCCGAAGGCCAAGTCGTATCAGGAGTACCGCGATTTTGCGGGCGTCGATGAAGGGATGACCGGCGTGTCGACCCGCTTCGCGTTCAAGATCATGTCGCGCGTCTTCAACTTCGACTCGACCGAGGTCGCGGCCAATCCGGTGCACCTGATGTATGTGCTCGAACAGCAGATCGAACGCGAGCAGTTCCCACCGGAAACCGAGCAGAAGTATCTGTCGTTCATTAAAGACGTGCTCGCCTCGCGCTATGCGGAGTTCATCGGCAAGGAAATTCAGACCGCGTATCTGGAGTCATATTCCGAGTACGGTCAGAACATCTTCGATCGCTATGTGACGTACGCGGACTTCTGGATTCAGGATCAGGAGTTCCGCGACCATGATACCGGCGAGAGTTTCGACCGCGCGGCGCTGAACGCCGAACTGGAGAAGATCGAGAAACCCGCGGGCATCAGCAACCCGAAGGACTTCCGCAACGAGATCGTGAACTTCGTGCTGCGTGCGCGTGCTGCCAATGGCGGGAAGAACCCGGCCTGGGTCAGCTACGAGAAGCTGCGCGTCGTGATCGAAAAGAAGATGTTCTCGAACACGGAAGAGCTGTTGCCGGTGATCTCGTTCAACGCCAAGGGCTCGGCGGAGGAACAACGCAAGCACGAAGACTTCGTCAATCGCATGGTGACGAAGGGCTATACGCCGAAGCAGGTGCGCTTGCTGTGTGACTGGTATCTGCGCGTGCGCAAGTCGTCATGA
- a CDS encoding hydratase — MTPYDLANRLVEARRQHRPIDAPAPDSLPPDAATAYAIQQAVIAGLGDSTGAWKIGAKAPGAAAAGAPIPASLVLRSPARVAHDGFFRVLVELEIAFRFAEAIEPRGRAYARDEVLSKVGVVLPAIEIVDSRFTEWPNVAPLAQLADAQNNGALITGHPVAYAGLARGFDFVSPELELSFDGASLLPEATGNPAGDPRELLVWFVNHCAAMGITIEPEWTITTGSYVGAHRLDKAGIVRGHIDGLGEVEIELT, encoded by the coding sequence ATGACGCCATACGACCTCGCGAACCGCCTCGTCGAAGCACGCCGGCAGCATCGCCCGATCGATGCGCCCGCACCCGACAGCCTGCCGCCCGATGCCGCAACCGCGTACGCGATCCAGCAGGCGGTCATTGCGGGTCTCGGTGACTCGACCGGCGCCTGGAAGATCGGCGCCAAAGCGCCGGGCGCCGCCGCCGCGGGTGCGCCGATTCCGGCCTCGCTGGTGCTGCGATCGCCGGCGCGCGTCGCGCATGACGGCTTCTTCCGGGTGCTGGTCGAGCTGGAGATCGCCTTCCGCTTCGCCGAGGCGATCGAACCGCGCGGCCGGGCCTATGCGCGCGACGAGGTGCTCTCGAAGGTCGGCGTCGTCTTGCCGGCCATCGAGATCGTCGATAGCCGCTTCACCGAGTGGCCGAATGTCGCGCCGCTCGCGCAACTGGCCGACGCCCAGAACAACGGCGCGTTGATCACGGGCCATCCGGTCGCTTATGCCGGTCTCGCGCGCGGCTTCGACTTCGTGTCGCCTGAACTGGAGCTGAGCTTCGACGGCGCTTCGCTCCTACCGGAAGCCACCGGCAATCCGGCCGGCGACCCGCGCGAACTGCTGGTGTGGTTCGTCAACCATTGCGCCGCCATGGGCATTACGATCGAGCCCGAGTGGACTATCACCACTGGTTCGTACGTCGGCGCACACAGGCTGGACAAAGCGGGCATCGTGCGCGGCCACATCGACGGCCTTGGCGAAGTGGAGATTGAACTGACCTGA
- a CDS encoding methyl-accepting chemotaxis protein: MLNKGITIKARIGLTMAFLAALLVAIGVFGLFGMSRSNDAYKDTFTNAMPGAVDIGNAELFAARERLALDRAAFMIGTPEAVPTLERARSMRATSDTWWKKYMDLPRAADEDRLAQDVLSKRDALHQQMDAFGAIVTANEPPKLVDGAKRLQAAYNDLANSDDALRKYQFTSATEGYDSAQSSFDLFRMVSAGALLIGVLAAVISYLTLSRAIARPLDAALGHFDAIAAGDLRRPVVVTSRDEMGQLLEGIAKMQRSLTETVRTVRSGSESIATATRQIAAGNIDLSSRTEEQASALQETASSMEELTGTVKQNADNARQASSLAANASEIANKGSAVVGLVVGTMGDINQSSAKIADIISIIEGIAFQTNILALNAAVEAARAGEEGRGFAVVAGEVRSLAQRSSAAAKEIKELIDTSVERVQSGSALVDEAGRTMTEIIGAVQRVTDIMGEIAAASEEQSSGIDQVARAVTQMDEVTQQNAALVEEAAAAASSLEDQAGKLRTAVAVFQLEESGYKAPVSAPPKRTSTPLRSVVARKVSHARAAQPAPHAAVATKAPAGTAQSVAAPARAPAKATVTASAGNDQDWETF, encoded by the coding sequence ATGTTGAACAAAGGCATTACGATCAAGGCGCGGATAGGCCTCACGATGGCTTTTCTCGCCGCGCTGCTCGTCGCCATCGGCGTATTCGGTTTGTTCGGCATGAGCCGTTCGAATGACGCCTATAAGGATACGTTCACCAACGCCATGCCGGGCGCGGTCGATATCGGCAACGCCGAGCTTTTTGCCGCGCGCGAGCGGCTGGCGCTCGACCGCGCGGCGTTCATGATCGGCACGCCGGAAGCGGTGCCGACGCTCGAGCGCGCGCGCAGCATGCGCGCCACGTCCGACACGTGGTGGAAAAAATACATGGACTTGCCGCGCGCCGCGGATGAAGACCGCCTCGCGCAGGACGTCCTCTCCAAGCGTGACGCGCTGCATCAGCAGATGGACGCCTTCGGGGCGATCGTGACCGCGAACGAGCCGCCCAAGCTGGTCGACGGCGCCAAACGTCTGCAAGCCGCCTACAACGACCTCGCCAATTCCGACGACGCGCTGCGCAAATACCAGTTCACCTCGGCGACAGAGGGCTACGACTCCGCGCAAAGCAGCTTCGACTTGTTCCGCATGGTCAGCGCGGGCGCTCTGCTGATCGGCGTGCTGGCGGCGGTGATCTCGTACCTGACGCTGAGCCGCGCCATCGCCCGGCCGCTCGATGCCGCCCTCGGCCATTTCGACGCGATTGCAGCGGGCGATCTGCGCCGCCCGGTCGTCGTGACCTCGCGCGATGAAATGGGGCAGTTGCTCGAAGGCATCGCCAAAATGCAGCGCAGTCTCACCGAAACGGTGCGTACCGTGCGCAGCGGCAGTGAATCGATTGCCACGGCCACGCGCCAGATCGCGGCCGGCAATATCGACCTGTCCTCGCGTACCGAAGAGCAGGCGTCGGCGCTGCAGGAAACCGCGTCGAGCATGGAAGAGCTGACCGGCACGGTCAAGCAGAACGCCGACAACGCCCGCCAGGCGAGTTCGCTGGCGGCCAATGCGTCGGAGATCGCCAACAAGGGCAGCGCGGTGGTCGGCCTGGTGGTCGGCACGATGGGCGACATCAATCAAAGCTCGGCCAAGATCGCCGACATTATTTCGATCATCGAAGGGATTGCGTTCCAGACCAACATCCTCGCCTTGAATGCGGCTGTGGAAGCGGCGCGGGCCGGCGAAGAAGGGCGCGGTTTCGCGGTCGTGGCCGGTGAAGTGCGCAGCCTCGCGCAGCGCTCGTCGGCGGCGGCGAAGGAAATCAAGGAACTGATCGACACCTCGGTGGAGCGCGTGCAGTCGGGCTCCGCCCTGGTCGACGAAGCCGGCCGCACCATGACCGAAATCATCGGCGCGGTGCAGCGCGTGACTGACATCATGGGCGAAATCGCCGCGGCGTCGGAAGAGCAGAGCAGCGGCATCGATCAGGTGGCGCGCGCCGTCACGCAAATGGACGAAGTCACGCAGCAAAACGCCGCGCTGGTCGAAGAAGCGGCGGCCGCAGCGTCGTCGCTCGAAGACCAGGCCGGCAAACTGCGCACCGCGGTGGCCGTGTTCCAACTCGAAGAAAGCGGTTACAAGGCGCCCGTGAGTGCGCCGCCGAAGCGCACATCCACGCCGCTGCGTTCGGTGGTCGCACGCAAGGTCTCGCACGCTCGTGCTGCGCAACCCGCGCCGCACGCCGCAGTTGCGACGAAGGCGCCGGCCGGGACGGCACAGTCCGTTGCCGCACCGGCACGCGCGCCTGCTAAAGCGACAGTGACCGCCAGTGCGGGCAACGATCAGGATTGGGAAACGTTCTAA
- a CDS encoding LacI family DNA-binding transcriptional regulator, with the protein MATIKDVAAAAGVSFTTVSHVVNNSRPVSADVRAKVEHAIRQLHYVPSAVARSLKARSTATIGLVVPNSTNPYFAELARGIEDGCSRNGYCVFFCNSDDDPAKQRNYLRVLQEKRIDGLIVASAGDDAVLAQTLADSHEPLVILDRNIEGLNADLVQIDHEKGGYLATRHLLELGHVRIGCITGPVQTAVSAMRVHGFIRAMTERGIEIPPDAIVESDFSGTGGHRAAAQLFDTVRPSAIFAGNDMMGIGALRAAAERNISVPHDCSIIGFDDIELGRFTYPALSTVGQSVRALGDMAAQTLIERIAGTTSGTPRAPGRRRVVSPRLIVRESTATWAGAAKRDLAA; encoded by the coding sequence ATGGCGACGATCAAGGATGTAGCGGCTGCGGCAGGCGTGTCGTTCACGACGGTATCGCACGTGGTGAACAACTCGCGGCCGGTGTCGGCGGACGTGCGCGCGAAGGTCGAACACGCGATCCGTCAGCTCCACTATGTTCCGTCGGCGGTGGCCCGCTCGCTGAAGGCGCGGTCGACGGCGACCATCGGGCTGGTCGTGCCCAACTCCACGAATCCGTATTTCGCGGAACTGGCGCGCGGCATCGAGGACGGTTGTTCGCGCAACGGCTACTGCGTGTTCTTCTGCAATTCCGACGACGATCCGGCCAAGCAGCGTAACTATCTGCGCGTGCTGCAGGAAAAGCGCATCGACGGCCTGATCGTCGCTTCGGCCGGCGACGACGCCGTGCTGGCGCAGACGCTCGCCGACTCGCACGAGCCGCTGGTCATTCTGGATCGCAACATCGAAGGGCTGAACGCGGATCTGGTGCAGATCGACCACGAGAAGGGCGGGTATCTGGCGACCCGGCATCTGCTCGAACTGGGGCATGTACGGATCGGCTGCATCACCGGGCCGGTTCAGACGGCGGTCAGCGCGATGCGCGTGCACGGCTTTATCCGCGCGATGACGGAGCGCGGCATCGAGATTCCGCCCGATGCGATCGTGGAAAGCGATTTTTCGGGCACCGGCGGCCACCGTGCCGCCGCGCAGCTGTTCGACACGGTCAGGCCATCGGCGATTTTTGCCGGCAACGACATGATGGGCATCGGTGCGCTGCGTGCCGCGGCGGAACGCAATATCAGCGTGCCGCACGATTGCTCGATCATCGGGTTCGACGATATCGAGTTGGGGCGTTTCACCTATCCGGCGCTCTCGACCGTCGGGCAATCGGTGCGCGCGCTTGGCGATATGGCCGCGCAGACGCTGATCGAGCGGATTGCCGGGACCACGTCTGGCACGCCGCGCGCGCCGGGTCGCCGGCGTGTGGTGTCGCCGCGGCTGATCGTGCGCGAGTCCACCGCGACATGGGCCGGCGCGGCCAAGCGCGATCTGGCGGCGTGA
- a CDS encoding ABC transporter permease has product MNDQPLREASGDKPGTASGTGTVAPPADPSAPLASGKPAGTRLGFSNYLGLAGALLGMIVLFSLLSSHFLTYDTFSTIANQIPDLVVMSVGMTFVLIIAGIDLSVGSVLALGASVVSVAALKWGWGPLPSAVLGVAAAALTGTVTGAVTVGWRIPSFIVSLGVLEAARGLAYQMTNSRTAYIGDAFDFLSNPIALGISPAFLIAVAVMVIAQLVLTRTVFGRYLVGIGTNEEAVRLAGVNPRPYKVIVFALMGALSGLAALFQISRLEAADPNAGQGVELQVIAAVVIGGTSLMGGRGSVISTFFGVLIISVLAAGLAQIGANEPTKRMITGAVIVVAVVLDTYRSRRKRA; this is encoded by the coding sequence ATGAACGATCAACCGTTGCGTGAAGCATCGGGCGACAAGCCGGGTACGGCGAGCGGCACGGGCACCGTCGCGCCGCCGGCCGATCCGTCGGCGCCGCTCGCGAGCGGCAAACCGGCCGGCACGCGGCTCGGTTTTTCGAATTACCTGGGGCTCGCCGGCGCGTTGCTGGGGATGATCGTGCTGTTCTCGCTGCTGAGTTCGCACTTTCTGACCTACGACACGTTCAGTACGATCGCCAACCAGATTCCCGATCTGGTCGTGATGTCGGTGGGGATGACCTTCGTGCTGATCATCGCCGGAATCGATCTCTCGGTGGGATCGGTGCTGGCGCTGGGCGCGTCGGTGGTGAGCGTGGCCGCGCTGAAGTGGGGCTGGGGGCCGTTGCCGTCGGCGGTGCTCGGCGTCGCCGCGGCGGCGCTGACCGGCACCGTCACCGGCGCGGTGACGGTGGGCTGGCGGATTCCGTCATTCATCGTCTCGCTCGGTGTGCTGGAAGCGGCACGCGGCCTGGCGTACCAGATGACGAATTCGCGCACCGCCTACATCGGCGACGCGTTCGACTTCCTGTCGAACCCGATCGCGCTCGGCATCTCGCCGGCGTTCCTGATCGCGGTGGCGGTGATGGTCATCGCGCAACTGGTGCTCACGCGCACGGTGTTCGGCCGCTATCTGGTCGGCATCGGCACCAACGAGGAAGCCGTGCGGCTCGCGGGCGTCAATCCGCGGCCGTACAAGGTCATCGTGTTCGCGCTGATGGGCGCGCTCTCGGGGCTGGCCGCGCTGTTCCAGATTTCGCGTCTGGAAGCGGCCGATCCGAACGCGGGCCAGGGCGTGGAACTGCAGGTGATCGCGGCCGTGGTGATCGGCGGCACGAGCCTGATGGGCGGGCGCGGCTCGGTGATCAGCACTTTTTTCGGCGTGTTGATCATTTCCGTGCTGGCGGCTGGCCTCGCGCAGATCGGCGCGAACGAGCCGACCAAGCGCATGATCACCGGCGCGGTGATCGTGGTGGCGGTGGTGCTGGATACGTATCGCAGCCGCCGCAAGCGGGCCTGA
- a CDS encoding sugar ABC transporter ATP-binding protein gives MDSTDHDAVPAVLSVSGIGKTYAEPVLADISLSLRAGEVLALTGENGAGKSTLSKIIGGLVDPTTGTMQLGGVPYAPASRTQAEALGVRMVMQELNLLPTLSVAENLFLNRLPRVGAFSFGWIDRRKLREDARHAMAQVGLDAIDPDTLVGELGIGHQQMVEIARNLIDDCRVLILDEPTAMLTAREVDLLFEQIDRLKARGVALVYISHRLEELARVAEQIAVLRDGRLVHVDTMANLTSDEIVTWMVGRELGERIDLGVRNIGAPLLKVDRLTRGKVVREVSFEVRAGEVFGISGLIGAGRTELMRLIYGADPKDSGTVSLAATPGAPPTPVQIASPSDAVRAGIALITEDRKGEGLLLPQPIAANVSLGNIGSVARHGIVDAKRENALAQTQIAAMRIRTSGPGQIVGELSGGNQQKVVIGRWLARDCRVLLFDEPTRGIDVGAKFDIYGLMGALAREGRALVVVSSDLRELMLICDRIGVMSAGSMTGVFERDNWSQDALLAAAFAGYRSREALLHAAPDTSEAGSVS, from the coding sequence ATGGATTCAACCGACCACGACGCCGTGCCTGCCGTCCTGTCTGTCAGCGGCATCGGCAAGACCTACGCCGAACCGGTGCTCGCCGACATTTCGCTGTCGCTGCGCGCCGGCGAGGTATTGGCGCTGACGGGCGAGAACGGCGCGGGCAAGAGTACGCTGTCCAAAATCATCGGCGGGCTCGTCGATCCGACCACCGGCACGATGCAACTCGGCGGCGTGCCTTATGCGCCGGCGAGCCGCACCCAGGCCGAGGCGCTCGGCGTGCGCATGGTGATGCAGGAGCTGAATCTGCTGCCGACCTTGTCGGTGGCGGAAAACCTGTTCCTGAACCGCTTGCCGCGGGTCGGCGCGTTCAGCTTCGGCTGGATCGACCGGCGCAAGCTGCGCGAAGACGCGCGTCACGCCATGGCGCAGGTCGGGCTCGATGCGATCGATCCGGACACGCTGGTCGGCGAGCTCGGCATCGGCCATCAGCAGATGGTGGAAATCGCGCGCAATCTGATCGACGATTGCCGCGTGCTGATCCTCGACGAACCGACCGCGATGCTGACCGCGCGCGAAGTCGATCTGCTGTTCGAACAGATCGACCGGCTGAAGGCGCGCGGCGTGGCGCTGGTCTACATCTCGCACCGGCTCGAGGAGCTCGCGCGGGTGGCCGAGCAGATCGCGGTCCTGCGCGACGGACGGCTGGTGCATGTCGACACGATGGCCAACCTGACCAGCGACGAAATCGTCACATGGATGGTCGGCCGGGAACTCGGCGAGCGGATCGATCTGGGCGTGCGCAACATCGGCGCGCCGCTGTTGAAAGTGGACCGGCTCACACGCGGCAAGGTGGTGCGCGAGGTGTCGTTCGAAGTGCGCGCGGGCGAGGTTTTTGGCATCAGCGGGCTGATCGGCGCGGGCCGCACGGAGTTGATGCGGCTGATCTACGGCGCGGATCCGAAGGACAGCGGCACCGTTTCGCTGGCTGCAACGCCGGGCGCGCCGCCCACGCCGGTGCAGATCGCTTCGCCTTCGGACGCGGTGCGCGCGGGCATCGCGCTGATTACCGAGGACCGTAAAGGCGAAGGCCTGCTGTTGCCGCAGCCGATCGCGGCCAACGTGTCGCTCGGCAATATCGGCAGCGTGGCGCGGCACGGCATCGTCGATGCGAAGCGGGAGAACGCGCTGGCGCAGACGCAGATCGCGGCGATGCGGATCCGCACTTCCGGGCCGGGGCAGATTGTCGGCGAGCTGTCGGGCGGCAACCAGCAGAAGGTCGTGATCGGCCGCTGGCTGGCGCGCGATTGCCGCGTGCTGTTATTCGACGAACCTACGCGCGGCATCGACGTCGGCGCGAAGTTCGATATTTATGGCCTGATGGGTGCGCTGGCCCGTGAAGGGCGCGCGCTCGTCGTGGTGTCGAGCGACCTGCGCGAGCTCATGCTGATCTGCGACCGGATCGGCGTGATGTCCGCGGGCAGCATGACGGGTGTGTTCGAGCGCGATAACTGGTCGCAGGATGCGTTGCTGGCCGCGGCGTTCGCCGGCTACCGCAGCCGCGAAGCGTTGCTGCACGCCGCCCCCGACACTAGCGAAGCAGGGAGTGTGTCATGA
- a CDS encoding sugar ABC transporter substrate-binding protein, producing the protein MNQRIRRRILTAAVLATATAALPFSSAYAQSTPAHKPKVALVMKSLANEFFLTMETGAKDYQKHNPSQFDLITNGIKDETDTANQIRIVEQMIVSKVDAIVLAPADSKALVPVVKKAVDAGIIVVNIDNRLDPDVLKSKDLNVPFVGPDNRKGAQKVGDYLAKKLKAGDEVGIIEGVSTTTNAQQRTAGFKDAMQKVGAKVVSVQSGEWEIDKGNAVASAMLNEYPNLKALLAGNDNMAIGAVSAVRASGRQGKVLVVGYDNINAIKPMLKDGRVLATADQYAAKQAVFGIDTALKALSEHKKQADLSGVVETPCDLVTK; encoded by the coding sequence ATGAACCAACGCATTCGCCGCCGCATCCTGACGGCCGCCGTCCTCGCCACCGCTACCGCCGCCTTGCCGTTTTCCTCCGCGTACGCGCAGAGCACGCCCGCTCATAAGCCGAAGGTCGCGCTGGTGATGAAGTCGCTCGCCAACGAGTTCTTCCTGACCATGGAGACCGGCGCGAAGGACTATCAGAAGCACAATCCGTCGCAATTCGACCTGATCACCAACGGCATCAAGGACGAGACCGATACGGCGAACCAGATCCGCATCGTCGAGCAGATGATCGTCTCGAAGGTCGACGCGATCGTGCTGGCGCCGGCCGACTCGAAGGCGCTGGTGCCGGTCGTCAAGAAAGCGGTGGACGCGGGCATCATCGTCGTGAACATCGACAACCGGCTCGACCCGGATGTGCTCAAGTCGAAAGACCTGAACGTGCCGTTCGTCGGCCCGGATAACCGCAAGGGCGCGCAGAAGGTCGGCGATTACCTGGCCAAGAAGCTCAAGGCGGGCGACGAGGTCGGCATCATCGAAGGCGTATCGACCACCACCAACGCGCAGCAGCGCACCGCCGGTTTCAAGGATGCGATGCAGAAGGTCGGCGCCAAGGTCGTCTCGGTGCAGTCGGGTGAATGGGAAATCGACAAGGGCAACGCGGTGGCGTCGGCCATGCTCAACGAATACCCGAATTTGAAGGCCCTCCTCGCCGGCAACGACAACATGGCGATCGGCGCGGTCTCGGCCGTGCGCGCGTCGGGCAGGCAAGGCAAGGTGCTGGTGGTCGGCTACGACAACATCAACGCGATCAAGCCGATGCTCAAGGACGGCCGCGTGCTCGCCACCGCGGATCAGTACGCCGCCAAGCAGGCCGTGTTCGGTATCGACACCGCGCTGAAGGCGCTCAGCGAGCACAAGAAGCAGGCGGATCTGTCCGGCGTGGTGGAAACGCCGTGCGATCTGGTCACGAAGTAG